The stretch of DNA TAAAATCAGCACTGTTTTTTTCTGTAAAGGGAGAGTTCCTGCTGATTACTTATTGTCCTTAGTCATAACAATGATCAAGGCAGAGAGAACTACTTAGGCCCAGGTCTCTAATCTTTTAAATATTTCTCATACTAAAATTTAGGGGTGCACAAATGTCCCCTGGCCTTGCATGCTTACTCTGTTTAGGTTTATTAAAATCAAATCCcttttgcttgattttttttctcaccaTACCAATAAATCCCCTTATTTTCCAGAAACAAGCCTCTAGATGCCCTCTTGAATTCATAATTGCTCTTAGCTGCAGTGATCTAATTGGTAGCTTAAAATGTATTCCCTTTGTGCAGGTTTCTGTGGTATTCTGAAGCTCACAGTATTCATGCTGACTCTCACTCTCCTTCATCAAACATTGAGTATTTCCTTTCTGCCCACATTTTCCAATTAACTCTGAAATTTGCTCAAGGGCTCCACTCACAGCTTAATCCCACAACCTTTACTCATCTGTGTGGTCTCAGTCATGGGTCAGATTGAGGTGGCTCAGTGACCTGAGTTATCTTTGTTGACTGTAGCTAGTGTTCTAGAGTATTAAACTTTCTTTTCCAAATTAGAAACCGAAATCTCTGGCCTTTCTTCTTTGAGCGATGTCCCTGGTGGTGTTCCACTTCAGGTGTCTGCCTGTGGGCTCATATACACACACCAGTTGTGCCACTTTAAGCATATTGGTACAGGTAAGCAGTCCAGCCCCCCTAATCTAGACAGTTATAGCAATACAAGGATGCTTTATACTGATATGGTTATTCCAGTAAGGCAGTGGCACCAATTTAAATatgtctgggggtggggcaggggagagcaaaTTCCAGTCCTTGCCCCTTAGGGTTGCTAACTCTCCAGGAttctcctggagtctccaggaattaaagattaatctttaattaaagattgtcatgtgatgaaacctccaggaatacgtccaaccaacaTTGGCATCCCTactgccccttcccagccaggACCATGTTCTGGTTCCTGCTTTCCCCTCACCCGCTGCAGGGCCCCTAGGTTTCCTAGGCTGAGGAGCCTCCCCTCGCTCTTACTTACATGAGTAGGTGCTGTCTGGAGTCAAGTTCTTGGTGGACTCCCATGCACTGTGCCATACAGGAACAGACGCCCAGTGTGACAGGTCACAACACCATTTGtctggctgctcctctctctgGACAGGGAGTGGCTGGGCTAAAGTTCAGTGCTGTTGCAATCCTGTGTGTCAGGTTGCAATCCCATTCACTGAGACTTGTCTGAATCAAATTTCAGTGGCACTGCGACCACACAGTTGAGTAGTGCTCCGGCAGCAGCTGCTACTGAGTTAATACAGGACCACTGTTAAGAATTGGTCAGGCCATGTCCTCTGCGGCCTATAGCACTTTAAGCAAGTGCAAaaccttggtgtgtgtgtgtgggggggggggcattcacTACCAAACCTCTAAACTAAATAGTTATACCAGCACAACATctatgtgtagaccaggcctgagtctgccAGTAGCCTAAAAGAATATTTCTGAGAGGTGTAAACTGCTCCCATGGAGCACAGTGGGATGTTAACTCTGAGGCCTAACCATGTCGTCATTTAAAGTGTGTCTGTTGATCAAAGCATTCACACAAAAGGGAGAAGTGTGATCTTATTACAAAGATTTGCACAATCTACTTAATGCATCTCACTTTGACCACACATCTGGGCACAGCTTTGCAGAGTACCACCACTTATTTTTCCCCCTGTCTGACCACTGCTCTGATTGCCATTAGTAAGACTTCTCATGTAATTGAAAGAATGCAAAatgctggccccactgaagtccctgGCAATACCTCCTTTGACTTCAACGGGAGCTGGATCCAGCCCACATGAAAAAGCGCTGCTGGATTAGATCTATTATTTTGGAAACTTACGTCTGTTTAAAATCACTGTTATATCTACTAGGGGTCCTCATAGTTCTTTTTGGTAACTAATGAACCAGTTTAGGAGCATCATATTTTAAAGAACATgcattttactaaaaataagttATTGCGAACTGTCTGAAAGGGTTTCTGAGAATGCTAAATACTGTAAGTAGTTCATCCATAAATAATGTAACAAACACTGCTACATTTTTAATGGGTGCATCATGAACATATTTTTAGATGGACTAGGCTTGCCAAACGAGTCTGAAATCTGCTTGTGGTTCCAGTGATACACAAAATTCTGTTTTTATAGATCtacttccccgccccccaaaatcCCTTCCCAGGTTTTTCTAGAAGTGCGCTTTTGGGCACTTGCTTGCAGCCATGCCTTGCTGCTCCATAGGGGAGAAGAAATTCCTTTTACCGCTTCGTCATGCTGCATCCATACAACACAGGGCAGGCGTTGGCCCTCTGCTAGAGCTAGATCATGATACCCTTACTCACTGAATATCTTCTTCTACGAGTAGCACCACTTTGATAGGACTGCTCAGAGTAAGCTACTAGTCTGAATGATAAGGGcaccacaatctggcccttattaaacctcacttttaaaaaatgatatgaAGCATGCATGTCAATTCATTTATTAAGTCAAAGTTTAgtctcagtgacacctgtgccactccattgaagtcaaaggaattaCACTCGCATAACGGAGAGTAAAATTTGATGTAAGCTGCAATTGCAATGTGTAGTGGTGACCTAGGGGTTCTTGTGACATGAAACCCATAGTAAGACTTTGGTGGCAACTGCAAATAGATAATGCCAGTGTGGTAGGGGTTACTACTCTGGAAATAAAATAGAGAAGCAAAAGAACACCAGACACACCGCCTATATGCCCTCATGTTCAGTTAACAATAGTACCCATGatcgtatatatatatatatatatatatatataatctactCTAATATTGCAcatgttctccaagcacatgcaAAGCCATCAACACTGTGCTTCTATTGCCCTTCCACTTACTCTTCTTTCCTGTGAAGTTCTTCCTCAGACTCTGTAAGACGTTGCTTCAGTACAGCAATCATCTCAACTGCAACATCCACCTGTCTGTTCAGGTCCCTCTCTCGCCTCTGAACTTCCTGTTTCTTCTGAGATAGCTGCGCAAAAGCCGCCCGAACTTCCAACAGCTCAGCAGTTTTTTGGGCCAGCTCTTTGGTAAGCTTGTCAATTCTCTTCTCTATTGTTTTATCTACAGCTTCTACCATCCTATTAAACTTTTCTCGTACATGTGCCTCAAAAGAGGCTTTGGAGTCTGTTGTTGGAACACCAGGTTTAGAAATTTGCTCATCTGTGAAGTCAGCTGACCCGTAATTTGCCACAAAAGAGACGGGCCTTTCAGCTTCCACCTCCAGTGATTTTCTGTTCTTTGGGTTCTCATGAGATGTGTCACAAAAATTTATGTAGgatggtttttgttttattgcatTGCTGGTGTTCCCCAGTTTTCCTTGAGTCACGGTCTCTGAGGAAGAGAGCAAGTCTGCATTTTTGAGGGAAGAAAATAGGTTGCATTTTGTCAGAAGGCTTCTTTCTTCATACCTATGATTATACTCCAGATGTGCCCTCAGAGAAGAAAGGCTTCTGAATCTAGTGTGGTCACCACATCGTGGGCAACGAAATGGCATGCAGATACTGACATTTTCAAATGACTCCTGCCAGGGGTGTCTGCTTTCTTCAAAAGTGTTCTGTTGCATTACTCTCTGAATCCTGGAAGGAAAGAAAAGACCAACTAATTTTCAGGTTTGTTCAAAAAGATGCTCTTATTGCATACTGAGGAAAGTGGTGCATATTTTGCTAATACAAACCAAGAAGTAAGAACAAACTTTCAGAGTGATTTTTTTCTAACTGGTTCCTGGGAAAGCAAATTCAACCATCTCATTCCAATGGCAGCACATCACACAGCAGAATAAAATCAACAAATTAATTTGTAACTTTCTTTAGCTGCCTCAAAGCCCTCATAAGGCTCTCATTTAAGCTGAAACATCATGATATTGAGAGCAACTAACCCTGAAGCAGTTGTTTAACAGTCAGACTACATATATATGAAAAGCTAGCCTGTTGTACAATGTTAGTCTGTAGTGTAGCATGCTCAGAAACTAAATAGCTTACTGTGCTTTTTCATACTTTCATTATTATTCCTTACTCACAGATAAAGGCCAAAAACAAGGTTTTTATATTCATCATGTTGATTAGTAAGCAATAAGACCTGATACCTGTTTCCATCGATAAGACAAATCTAAAATTGTACCTGTGCATATATATGCATATAGGTGTGCATGCAGATAGGTGACAGTACTGGTGGTGACATGAACTCAGCAGATGGGGACAAATGGGGGCTGGGTAGCTTACACACAGAAAAGCTGAAGGGGGGTGGCAGAGGGATGCAAGAGGAGGACTTCAAGCAgaagggggcaaggagaggctaCTTACATGCAAAACAGGGGGGCTGTGCAGTGTGCATGCGGAGGGCACAAAGATGTTTAAGGTACAGTGGACTAAATAAAACAAGGTCACTATTTCTGCATGGGCTGGGGAAGATTAGGCAGAGCTCCAACCTCTCTCTactgcgtgcgtgtgtgtgtgtgtgtgttaggcgACCCATCTCCTCCAGTGTGTACGATGCCTGATGCTGTCTCCCTGGATTCCCTAGACCCAGTACTACGAGGGCTCTGAGctcagtccagttccctcagGCACACCCCTAAACCCCATTCCTCCCTGCACTGACAAACACATGCACTGATTGCAGCAAGCACatcttttctctttctccccccgccTCCAGGCTCTGTGGTGCAGAGAGCAGCACTTACCTgacttgttgctgctgctgctgctgtggtggtggtggtgctgaagctgcaggggaagcagtttTCAGCAGAGCCGTAAATCACGCTGAGCCCAGCAGAGTCACACTTATTCACACCCCCCTCTCTCATTCATTCACACCAATACATAGAGCTGAGCAGTGAGCGGGGAGGAGCGTCTGGAGGAAGGACGGGGCTGGGCTAAAGCTGAGACTCAGGCAGAGCACAAAGCAAAATCCACTTCAGGCCAGCATAGAAGGAGCAGAAAAACAGCCTGCGTAAAGGCAACTGGAAACAGAGAAGATGAGAGAGGGAAAAGAGGGAGAGCAAGAGAAATCCACCTCTAAATCTGTACACGTCATCTGATCATTTAATATAGAAACAAACAAGTGCAAACCAGACACAAACAATTTAATGACAAGTAATGATAGGGAGGAGGGACCGAAGCATTTTGCAAGGCAAGAACAATACTGAGCCATTAGGACATATTGGATAAAATCCTGGTCCTGCTGCAGTTgatgggacttttgccattgtAGACACATCTTACTGTCACTGACGTGTTGATCATATGGCAGCGTAAGCTGATGTAAGTGTAGTAGGGTTTGCAAGTTTGTATTTTGAATTATAGCAAGGATATGTCTGTGCTACAAGCACTCCAGCAGCATAGCGGCCACTTGCTACAGAAGGGGTTTTCCCCCTGCTACAGTAAATCCACCTtctcaagaggtggtagctagcttgagggaagaattctcccattgacctagctacatctaCAGTGGGAGGGAGGGTAGGCTGACCTCACTATATTGCACAGGACGTGACAGAGGCACAGGACGTGATAGAGGTAGGGGCTTTTATAGTGACTAAGGCCCCAGTCCATGCTGGTAGACACCTGTTTGTTTGGCTGCCATTTGCAGGAATggggtatggctacactagagagtttagtgcgccactgtaagctctctaatgtagctgctctaagaggagagctttctcccatcaTATCAGCTGCTGGGTTGTGAACCTTGACAGAAAAGCTACACATATAATAAACTACACGTTACCTGTTCCAGATGAATGGATCCTGGTCGAATCACAGCACCACTAATGGTGGGATGACCTCTGAGACCACTTTCCACTCGGCTTCCCAATAACTCAGTTCCAGCTTTCGTCACTCAGGTATCTTTATTCATTATACAGCAGTGATCTGCTGATTAGATTCAAATGagcggggtgcggggggggggggggggagggagagatgaaTGCAGGGTACATCACATCTCCAAAGTTACATAGTAACCCTCTCCCTTTATATACATTACATATCTCATTGCATTCACTATACATTGCATACTTTTTGGATTGGATTGGTTACTtcgcaggaaccaatccctgtgcagcatgTGCTGTCCATGTACTGCCCATATTTCAACTTTCTCTTTACCTGATGTCTACATTCCTAACTTATTATGTCCCTCGTTATCTAGCTCATAGTAAATAGTTCCCTGggtgttctccctcttctcttagttggctcagacattctgtcttTTTAGCCTATTGACATATTTACTTATCTTATTTAgcacaaacattctgttttcaacCCGATGATTCATTTATATCCCTAATTCTATCTCCCAAAAAATGAGGCCTCCCTCCATGTGTTAATTACTCATGTCAGGCCAGCCCTCCGCTATAATAATAGATTAGACATTGATCCCTTGactagaaaatgaaatttttaatcattttataaTCTTGACCATTGAACATATTTTTGCAAATTTTGGGAGACTATATTAAGGCTGAATATGAAGTGTAAGTTTCTTGGAATGATAGTGAAGTATCTCTGTTCTAAAATGTAGTGTTTGAGACGGGgcggccctagactagctgcaagcaactggcgccctaggcgaaccatgcaatcggcgcccccaaaccccaagggcagatctaggctgaggtttttagtaaatgggaaacattttgccccttttttccttttaattttttttaagctttagacagaggcttaattattcggtttgtctgtccatccgtctgtccaaccaatgtttctgagatcagataaaatagagacacaaaattttcagaatagatttgtacatgacagctagatgatatttcagtccgatttcaaataaaaatgcattaaaaatgttaattataatttttattattacaaatccaaaatcatccattatgCTATCCTGCTTaaactgccattaccaccacatccaatataaaaagaaataagaaaactcttcaatgaactttaacctgtatttacaaaacactccgaataaaaaacactctgtgctcttaaaacatgacttttcttgctttaagttttgaaaattcagtcactagttcttttagatccagtttaccagctatttcatgctctattgacattgtggcaagtccaacaagtctctcttgcaccattatTGAAcacagatatgtttttatcaattttaactttgagaagctacgttccccactagtagggttaccattcgtctggattcccccagacatgtccggctttttgagctaaaaatagcgtccagggggaatttgtaaatgtccggactcccccccccccacatgcagagcgcgcgcggctaacagggcagccagccggatggtgccacttacatggggctccgacagccagagagagcccctcctccgctttccctgcagcagagatcactccgtccctccctccctccctgcattcgcagatcgcctcccgcagtctggagctcctcccccgctcctgctGCCCAGCATGCCGGGACAAGcagctcaggccgttcctgagcaagttcacagagacgttaggcgaaggccaacaacaagggggccagggggtcggagaaggggcggggaggttttggagggggcagtcaagagacgggggggtcgggagttcgggggagggcttttgggggggagtggataaggttttgggcagtcagggtacaggtagggggtaggctcctggggggcagttagggtgggggggtcttaggagggggcagttaggggacaaggaacagggaggcttaggtagggggtggagttctggagggcagttaggagcaggggtcccaggagggggcagtcaggggacaaagaGCGGGGGGGtatttgggagttctgggggggggctgtcagggggcaggagtggggagagggatcggagcagtcaggggacagggagcagaggggtttagatggatcgggaggtctggggggggctgtcagggggtggggagtggttggatggggtgtgggagtcccaggggtctgtctgggggtggggtgtggataagggttggggcagtcagggtacaggtagggggtagggtcctagggggccagttaggatgggggagggtctcaggagggggcagtcaggggacaagaggcagggaggcttaggtagggggtggagtcctggggggcagttaggggcaggggtcccaggagggggcagtcaggggacaaggagcgtggggagggttgggggttctgaggggggtgggaagtgggaggggcagggcagggctagggcaggacgggggctgggctagggcggggctcctcccgtcctcttttttgcttgctgaaatatggtaaccctacccactagctacggaaactggcaaagttaaaacaatgtgtagagctataaaaatgtttggaaaactgtctgagtttattttcacaaacaaacttcagtacttcttcaggagtggaatgtttcttaagttgtcttgaaaaagcctgaagctcactacacaaatctgtaacatcaatgtcttttgaattttcatgagtcaatgccgactccagttttatacaaaattctcttatctgttttgctgttttcttttgcaagctgtggatatcatatagaaagccaaatactgactctagctgctgcatctgttgaaatctttcgtcaACTGAGTGAATAGCAATATCAAGGACTgcaaagtagaaattcactttgaccctttgttttgggttctgaatgggtgtgtctcgtccttcatatgaaaactgctgtttcttttgccgaatgcaaactggctctggttcaaattctgtcggaaagtctatttcttcagcaagcttgagagaatctaccagtgttcttttgaacccttcatcacttctgaattcctccagaaaatttttagtttgctgcagtttttgaatagcagaatgtatgttcaagttcttttcctgaagctgcttactagtgaggttaatctcaaaaaggatattataccacaaaatgagtgatgtcacaaatttgaacttggaaaggccatttgcaagagcttctgcatctgaacgtgccgtattgccagatgatccagtaaaggtagtatcagaaatttcaattagggtatcaaaaatgtttccaagttcatagcaaagaggcttcaaagcatcaatgtGACTCTCCaatcttgtctgactaagtggtttaacagttagagaattcacatggtgAGTCAGAATCTCCCGACGGTGTGTTGTctgagaaaaacacataaacacgttgcaccaggtcaaagaaactgcttgcctccaaacagcatttAGCAGCAGCATTGACAACAaaattcagagaatgcgc from Emys orbicularis isolate rEmyOrb1 chromosome 7, rEmyOrb1.hap1, whole genome shotgun sequence encodes:
- the ZNF365 gene encoding protein ZNF365 — encoded protein: MQQNTFEESRHPWQESFENVSICMPFRCPRCGDHTRFRSLSSLRAHLEYNHRYEERSLLTKCNLFSSLKNADLLSSSETVTQGKLGNTSNAIKQKPSYINFCDTSHENPKNRKSLEVEAERPVSFVANYGSADFTDEQISKPGVPTTDSKASFEAHVREKFNRMVEAVDKTIEKRIDKLTKELAQKTAELLEVRAAFAQLSQKKQEVQRRERDLNRQVDVAVEMIAVLKQRLTESEEELHRKEEEVVTFNHFLEEAAEKEVRGKARLQHFIENLLQRVDLAERQLEYYQNQQIMCNYNVVNEHMFTDLSSNKKPRCLSRGNQPGSYNIPDAKPHSLQKGRMFLKKTKDEKNSIQPVIFFYEPVDCSRELWRPQKKGEPVSAARKVNSKSKQGKKGK